In Nocardia asteroides, the following proteins share a genomic window:
- a CDS encoding site-specific integrase: MSGTDAAVVLPEQVRTELRRGVRSVLVDTAALRLVRERFDDDQADALRRYLEASQSANTLRAYRTDWIAWAGWCAAEHRQALPADPLDVAVYLAAAADARRDNGTWAFSPATLDRKSAAIAAVHAANGLPSPTRSDVVRLTLRGIRRTRRTPPTRKRPVLLHTLDQLLAELPEPGWPTEPARRRDALALLVGFAGALRRSELAGLRVSDVHVRTDHTTGEPLLVVHLPTTKTDPTGAAEQRVALPRGTHPRTCPICAFADWIRLMEVHAATGDQGTRSWTTEHPAPDPTIHRCHGFTGTPLSTDTERPLFPTVNRHGGIGSAALSGRAVAELVKRYAARAGLDPDLFSGHSLRAGFATQAALGGASDREIMRQGRWANPRTVHGYIRTANPLEDNAVTKLGL, from the coding sequence GTGAGCGGCACCGACGCAGCGGTCGTGCTGCCCGAACAGGTCCGCACCGAACTCCGCCGCGGCGTCCGCAGCGTCCTCGTCGACACCGCCGCACTGCGACTGGTCCGCGAACGCTTCGACGACGACCAAGCCGACGCCCTGCGTCGCTACCTCGAAGCCTCCCAATCCGCGAACACCCTGCGCGCCTACCGCACCGACTGGATCGCCTGGGCCGGCTGGTGCGCGGCCGAACACCGCCAGGCCCTGCCCGCCGACCCCCTCGACGTCGCCGTCTACCTCGCCGCGGCCGCCGACGCCCGGCGCGACAACGGCACCTGGGCGTTCAGCCCGGCCACCCTCGACCGCAAATCCGCCGCCATCGCCGCCGTCCACGCCGCGAACGGACTGCCCTCACCCACCCGCTCCGACGTCGTCCGGCTGACCCTGCGCGGCATCCGGCGCACCCGCCGCACCCCACCGACCCGCAAACGGCCCGTCCTGCTGCACACCCTCGACCAGCTCCTCGCCGAACTCCCCGAGCCCGGCTGGCCCACCGAACCCGCGCGCCGCCGCGACGCCCTCGCCCTGCTGGTCGGCTTCGCCGGCGCCCTGCGCCGCAGCGAACTCGCCGGACTGCGGGTCAGCGACGTGCACGTCCGCACCGACCACACCACCGGCGAACCGCTGCTCGTCGTGCACCTGCCGACCACCAAGACCGACCCCACCGGCGCCGCCGAACAGCGCGTCGCCCTGCCGCGCGGCACACACCCACGCACCTGCCCGATCTGCGCGTTCGCCGACTGGATCCGGCTCATGGAAGTCCACGCCGCGACCGGCGATCAAGGCACCCGATCGTGGACGACCGAACACCCCGCGCCGGACCCCACGATCCACCGTTGCCACGGCTTCACCGGCACCCCCCTGTCGACGGACACCGAACGACCACTGTTCCCGACCGTCAACCGGCACGGCGGCATCGGCTCGGCGGCACTGTCCGGCCGGGCCGTGGCCGAACTCGTCAAACGCTATGCCGCTCGCGCGGGACTGGACCCCGACCTGTTCTCCGGGCACTCCCTGCGCGCCGGTTTCGCCACCCAGGCCGCGCTGGGCGGCGCGAGCGACCGCGAGATCATGCGCCAGGGCCGCTGGGCCAACCCGCGCACCGTGCACGGCTACATCCGGACCGCGAACCCACTCGAGGACAACGCCGTCACCAAACTCGGTCTCTAA
- a CDS encoding acyl-CoA dehydrogenase family protein: MTSTVSDTTSRTDRVALARLLGESLRSEVPERDRTGEISVAAFDRLRADGLSAALVPVEFGGGGATHQEMGEILRELGRHDPSTAVAFAMHSHLVAAQVWRHKHGIDASGVFAKVAAGAILVSTGASDWVDSNGTAVRVDGGYRVSARKAPASGCEVGDVLVTSVRYAGADGEGPQVLHCAVPMSAAGVSIDKTWDSLGLRASGSHTVVLEDVFVPDAAISLIRPAGVWPPLLNVVMGAALPLVLAAYLGVADAAVELTATLLAGRSEAHTLQSAGEMLNAYTTASDLITAMFTDSADLTFPNTDAYASRILSRKTVAADALITTVRLAIETTGGAGYSRACDLERLCRDIHGCQFHPLPRAKQTRFSGRVLLGHTPIG, from the coding sequence ATGACTTCCACAGTTTCCGACACCACGTCCCGCACCGACCGCGTCGCTCTGGCCCGCCTGCTCGGTGAATCCCTGCGTTCGGAGGTCCCTGAGCGGGACCGCACCGGCGAGATCTCCGTCGCCGCGTTCGACCGGTTGCGTGCCGACGGTCTGTCGGCCGCGCTGGTGCCGGTCGAGTTCGGTGGCGGTGGTGCCACCCATCAGGAGATGGGGGAGATCCTGCGGGAGCTCGGCAGGCACGATCCGTCGACCGCGGTGGCCTTCGCCATGCATTCCCATCTGGTGGCCGCGCAGGTGTGGCGGCACAAGCACGGCATCGATGCCTCCGGAGTGTTCGCGAAGGTCGCGGCGGGGGCGATTCTGGTGAGCACCGGTGCGTCGGACTGGGTGGATTCCAACGGCACGGCTGTCCGGGTGGACGGCGGGTACCGGGTGAGCGCCAGGAAGGCGCCCGCCAGCGGGTGCGAGGTGGGCGACGTGCTGGTCACCAGCGTGCGCTACGCCGGTGCCGACGGCGAGGGCCCGCAGGTGCTGCACTGTGCCGTGCCGATGAGCGCGGCGGGGGTGAGTATCGACAAGACCTGGGATTCGCTGGGGTTGCGGGCGAGTGGTTCGCACACCGTGGTGCTCGAGGACGTGTTCGTCCCGGACGCGGCGATCTCGCTGATCCGGCCCGCCGGGGTGTGGCCGCCGCTGCTGAATGTGGTGATGGGGGCGGCGCTGCCGCTGGTGCTGGCCGCCTATCTGGGTGTCGCCGATGCCGCCGTCGAGTTGACCGCGACACTGCTGGCGGGCCGCTCCGAGGCGCACACCCTGCAGTCGGCGGGCGAGATGCTCAACGCGTACACCACCGCCTCGGATCTGATCACCGCGATGTTCACCGATTCCGCCGACCTCACCTTCCCCAACACCGACGCCTACGCCTCGCGGATCCTGAGCCGCAAGACCGTCGCCGCCGACGCGCTCATCACCACGGTCCGCCTGGCGATCGAAACCACCGGCGGCGCCGGCTACTCGCGCGCCTGCGATCTGGAACGTCTCTGCCGCGACATCCACGGCTGCCAGTTCCATCCCCTGCCGCGGGCCAAGCAGACCCGCTTCAGCGGCCGGGTCCTGCTGGGCCACACCCCGATCGGCTGA
- a CDS encoding winged helix-turn-helix transcriptional regulator: MTNTAAAGYGQYCPISRALDVLGERWSLLILRDLFVGTTRFNDLARGLPGLSRSLLAKRLRQFERAGLIEKLGTDHLLTEAGAQLEPILFGLGEWGARWTFGEPREDELDAALLVWWMHTRVDTSGFPGRRHVLHVRFTDDVRRYWIVVEGGTPSVCETDPGYPVDVTIGADVAALYEVWLGRMPLSHAQRTGRLRFTGAPALTRRMPLVLRLSPVAGYVRDAELAEDTTACAS; this comes from the coding sequence ATGACCAACACAGCAGCAGCAGGCTACGGGCAGTACTGCCCCATTTCGCGCGCTCTCGACGTGCTCGGCGAACGGTGGTCGCTGCTCATCCTGCGCGACCTGTTCGTCGGCACCACCCGCTTCAACGACCTCGCCCGCGGATTGCCGGGTCTGTCGCGCAGCCTGCTCGCCAAGCGCCTGCGCCAGTTCGAGCGCGCGGGACTCATCGAGAAACTCGGCACCGACCACCTGCTCACCGAAGCGGGCGCCCAGCTCGAACCGATCCTGTTCGGCCTGGGCGAGTGGGGAGCGCGCTGGACCTTCGGCGAACCCCGTGAGGACGAACTCGACGCGGCCCTGCTCGTCTGGTGGATGCACACCCGCGTCGACACCTCCGGCTTCCCGGGCAGGCGCCACGTCCTGCACGTCCGGTTCACCGACGATGTGCGGCGCTACTGGATCGTGGTCGAGGGCGGCACGCCGTCGGTGTGCGAAACCGATCCCGGCTACCCCGTGGACGTCACCATCGGCGCCGACGTCGCCGCGCTCTACGAGGTGTGGCTGGGCCGGATGCCGCTGAGCCACGCCCAGCGCACCGGCCGGCTCCGGTTCACCGGGGCGCCCGCCTTGACCCGGCGGATGCCGCTGGTCCTGCGGCTGAGTCCGGTAGCGGGCTATGTCCGCGATGCCGAGCTCGCCGAGGACACCACCGCCTGCGCGTCCTGA
- a CDS encoding amidase: protein MEWNLRSAEELNAALRAGEVTSVELTDEAIARIERDDTAINAICVPTFDRARAAAVRADRARARGEDRPLLGIPATVKESYDIAGLPTTWGMPSHRNFVPDEDAVQVTRLEAAGAVVLGKTNVPLGLQDIQTFNAIYGTTNNPWDHTRTSGGSSGGSAAALASGFGALSIGSDMAGSLRTPAHFCGIYAHKPTVGLAATRGMVPPTTPALPVDLDLAVVGPMARTARDLTLLLDVMAGPDPLTHGVAYDLALPPARHERLGDFRVLVLDEHPLIPTGTAVRAGVNRVADALTAAGARVERHSPLLPDLTEAATLYLQLLFSGSVAYFPVAEYEKLRSRAAELTADDQSLDAARLRAMVFTHRDWLPLHTRRELHRHRWRQLFTEFDAVLCPITPTPAFPHDHNPDPLARRIDIDGTEYPYFDQLAWAGLATMPGLPATAIPAGRCADGLPVGVQLIGPMFEDRTPLRLAELLEQAIGGFQPPATAAQSVT, encoded by the coding sequence ATGGAATGGAACTTGCGATCGGCCGAAGAACTCAACGCCGCACTGCGCGCCGGTGAGGTCACCTCGGTAGAGCTCACCGACGAAGCCATCGCCCGAATCGAACGCGACGACACGGCGATCAACGCGATCTGCGTACCGACCTTCGACCGTGCGCGGGCGGCTGCCGTTCGTGCCGACCGAGCGCGCGCTCGCGGGGAGGACCGGCCGCTGCTCGGCATACCGGCGACGGTCAAAGAGTCGTACGACATCGCCGGGCTGCCCACGACCTGGGGCATGCCGTCGCACCGGAATTTTGTCCCCGACGAGGACGCGGTCCAGGTGACACGGCTCGAGGCCGCGGGTGCCGTCGTCCTCGGCAAGACGAATGTGCCACTCGGGCTGCAAGATATCCAGACCTTCAACGCGATCTACGGCACCACCAACAATCCGTGGGACCACACCCGCACATCGGGCGGGTCCTCCGGCGGATCCGCGGCGGCCCTGGCCTCCGGCTTCGGCGCGCTGTCCATCGGCTCCGACATGGCGGGCTCGTTGCGCACGCCCGCGCACTTCTGCGGGATCTACGCGCACAAGCCAACAGTCGGGCTGGCCGCTACCCGGGGCATGGTCCCGCCGACCACACCCGCCTTGCCGGTCGACCTCGACCTCGCTGTCGTCGGCCCGATGGCCCGCACCGCCCGCGACCTCACGCTCCTGCTCGACGTCATGGCCGGACCGGACCCCCTCACCCACGGCGTGGCCTACGACTTGGCCCTGCCGCCCGCCCGCCACGAAAGGCTCGGCGACTTCCGGGTCCTGGTCCTCGACGAGCACCCCCTCATTCCCACCGGGACCGCGGTCCGCGCGGGAGTGAACCGCGTGGCCGACGCGCTCACCGCCGCCGGCGCCCGCGTGGAGCGGCACAGTCCGCTGCTCCCCGATCTGACCGAAGCCGCGACCCTCTACCTGCAGTTGCTGTTCTCCGGCTCCGTCGCCTACTTCCCCGTCGCCGAATACGAGAAGCTGCGCAGCCGCGCCGCCGAACTCACCGCCGACGACCAGAGCCTGGATGCCGCCCGCCTGCGCGCCATGGTGTTCACCCACCGCGACTGGCTGCCGCTGCACACCCGGCGCGAACTGCATCGGCACCGCTGGCGCCAGCTGTTCACCGAGTTCGACGCCGTGCTGTGCCCGATCACGCCGACACCCGCGTTCCCGCACGACCACAACCCCGATCCGCTGGCCCGGCGCATCGACATCGACGGCACCGAGTACCCGTACTTCGACCAGCTCGCCTGGGCCGGGCTGGCCACCATGCCCGGCCTGCCCGCCACCGCCATACCCGCCGGCCGCTGCGCCGATGGCCTGCCGGTGGGCGTGCAGCTCATCGGCCCGATGTTCGAGGACCGCACCCCGCTGCGCCTGGCCGAACTCCTCGAGCAGGCGATCGGCGGGTTCCAGCCCCCTGCTACCGCAGCTCAGTCGGTGACGTAG